A region of the Salvia splendens isolate huo1 unplaced genomic scaffold, SspV2 ctg179, whole genome shotgun sequence genome:
ATTCAGGATCTCGCGCTTGATTTTGCCTTATCGGTGGTCGTCTAGGGCCCACATGAATTGGTATAATCGGTGCCTTTGGGTGTGTTGGTTGTACTTGTCGATGCTTGATGGGGTATCCATTGGATTTGGGTCTCGGGTATCAATTGATATCCAGAGATCTTGCAATTTCTGCCATAGTTGCTCCAATGACGAATCTCCTTGTTTGATGCTATATGCTTGTCTATGCAGGTTTGAAATCTGAAATTGATCAGCGCCGCTTCCATATGTAGTCGCTAGACTATCCCATAAGTCATACGCTGTTTCGTATTGCGATACCTCGTTTACGAGTTTGGCTTCGATGTTATTTATGATCCAATTGAAGCAGCAATCGTCCCTTTGTTGCCACCGATTGTAGCTTGGATCTGTCGGAGGGGGAGGGCCTGTAACTCCAGTGATGTGAGACGCCAAGCCCTTCCCTCGGATTCCCCGACTAATTAGTTTCGCCCATAACGGATAATTATCTCCGTTGAGCTTTTCAGCGAGGCGTACTTCGCCTAGTGATTCAACGGATGAAGGCTGGTGGCTTTGGTTGTTTTGAGACATACTTAGTCTCATGAACTCAGCGAATTGTTCGGCTGAAAGGGTGATTGGTGGGTTATTTTTCGGTGGTTTATCAGTTTCTGGATCTGACATGGTTGTTGGTTGTGTATTGCAGGTTTCAAAGGGTCGGGAAAGGTACTTGagacgatgatgatgttgttCTGAGTCTCAAGCCCGAATCGTCCCGCTCTGGTACCATATTTAAGCTGATAACCGAGAGCTTATGGACTTTGAGAGACACATGTTTGGGAGAAGATATGTTTTTGGTTTATTTCAGTGTATGTAAGTCATCGATTCTTCTCCTATATGTAGGAGAAGAATACAACATATTTTTGATATAcaatcaatctattctaggatCTGCTCTTACAAATAAATTACATATTATTCTCCTTTAATGCCGTTCCTTCCtttggtatgttttatttgtggTATGTTTGACATTTATCACAAAACAGAGAACAGATTTCCACATAAACACACCAAAATGACACCCAAGGGAATCGATTTTCTATTGATAATGAAATAACGAAGAACAACAAGAACTCTCTGTTACACTAGGCACAAAATGAAAGATAATGCCGAGGATCCTGGATCCTTAGCCCTTGTGAACAATCACACACATTGCATGAATAAAATGGAGTGGCCCTCTTTCCCTAAATAGATGACAGCTCCTCTTCTGTTACGTTAACTCATTCCCTTTTCCATCACTACCGTTTAATGCCATTCCCTCACCCCATTTGTACACGCCACATCGGATGCTACACATGCTTTATTCTATCTGGATCTCAACTTATTCTCCCACGTCAAATTGTTGCGTGCACCCATTCCTCTCTTATAGCTCAGCACGCAACACTGTGTTAGTTTGATTCATTTTACTTTGGGTTGTTGAATTTATGGAATGGATCATCGATCATTGATTGTGTATATTCtacatttcattttcattagGGTTTGAGAGCAAAATGAGGGCTATAAAATTTTTGTTGTtgctttaattttatattttttcggaAATCTTTAATATTGACACTCTTTGTCGATGAAAGTTCTCAACTCGACCTCCCCTCAAGCTACATTTTTGCTATGCAGAACAATCATGTTAGAAGATGTGCTCTGGTAGATGAAAAGAATGGAAGAGTGAGAAGACCGCCATGTGTAGCATAACCATCATGTTCCAGGCCATCATTTAGAAAAGTGCTCTGGTAGTTTAGGAGATGAGTTTGGGCCATGGTGATAGAATTGAAGATCTCTAGCATTATTTTGGGGTAAGCTTCTCCCTTGAGAACTTTGTTGATAATGATAGATATCGTTTCCTTATGACACACTCATGTTATTAAAAATGATGTGTCTGTCTTGAGCAGAGACATCTAGTTATGGGTATTTTGACAAGGCACGAGTTCAGGCCAGAACACGCCCTGGATTTGCACCCGCTAGGGAAGCTCGTTGGAAGAAACTGAAGTGGTTGGAGCTAGCTATGTCCCCCTGAGCAGAAAGCTGCGAGGAATTTTCATCAATCCACATACATTAGTAAGTGGAAAGTGAGATGCTTAGTTCACCTAATCATGTACAACAGGAGGCTAGAGAACGCGCCTGAGGAGGGGCTTGTTCACAGGCTGGTGCGCGGCTGTGTGTGTCAGGGCTAGTCCTCGAGCTATGAGGGGTTGTGTGTCAGGGTTAGCTCGCTTGCCGAATGTATCACGAACTCCAatgtgtgtgtgtaaaaaaaatagagaagcTAGAGTATCCCTTGTTTCTTGTGGGAATATGATTATAACTATGtttgagaaagagagaaaggaaaGACGAGAGAGTGAGTATGATTAATCTACTCCATGGGAAGGCAAATGGTTCTGTAATCATGCATCGTATCCCTTTGTAGGTTTACGTTAGACTTTATCATCACCTGCACAGAACTCCATGAAGTTACCAAGCCTCCCCGACTCATCTTGGAAACTGTTGGATTGTCTATTTCATGTTGCTGGTGATGGCTATCTTGCTCAGCGTGGGTCGTAGCAATGACTTCCCGGCAAAGAAATTCTTCATTGTGATTAAGTTAGTTGGCATTCACATCTACATCTATGTATGGCTGCATTGTTTCTTCAGTTTTTTATTGGATATAACTATATAAGCATTGTAGATTATTAATTGTCATCTTTTAGTTGAATTATGTATAATATAGTCATGAGTTTTGAATAATTTCTCATTTCTTTCGTTTTTGTTGAAGTAGCTCAGTGGACGATTAGTACGGTTGAATGTCAAAAGGACAGTTATTTATAATGATGAAATCCAATTCTAAATATGTCGAGTTACCAAACATAAGATTTGAAATTGTAATACAATTCTATATGAATTCCTTAAATATACCAAATAAAGGATTTGGATTGAATTGTAATTTAATTCCatccaattcaattccatagaattccaattccaattccaattccaattccaattccaattccaattccaattccaattccgttTGGTACCAAACGGAGCCTTGGAGGAATTGAATTTCTTGCATGCAACAGCAATGAAGTAGTGATGATCAGAGTGAGATAAAGATAGTCAACGATGTGACatactactccataaaataTGCAAAACTAAGATTTTCaagttttgaaatttgaataggGGATCGAACGAATTATGAATGACAGAATTAGGTCTcgttgtaataataataattacacACAACTTTGACCGCAATCATAACAATAAGTCAATACCTGAAATTTCGAATGTTGAACATTTTATGAATAATTCAATCTGGCATTGAAAATTGGATGTAATATGATACTTTTCAGTAATAAAATTACTCCCGATAACCTCCGCTAagggatgtaatcaaatacaaactctaaatattgtacaaacttcaaactatgatctggatcattagaaaatgtcaacaaatgacaaaaaatagcaacaaaaaatatcaacacggtGTCAATGGTTGATGCtatgttgaaattgtgttgacactgaattgacattgtgttgcatcaaaatattgaaattttccactgtgttgacgttgtgttgatactgtgttgaaaagtttagagtttatacaatatatagagtttacattttatcactacctcCTCTGCTAATATATCTCATTTTTGCTAGTTTAGCCATCCAAaattttttatcttatttttaatttactaTATCTAAACTTAAAAATCATCCCCAGTATTTGACAAAATTACaccaaatataatttaaaataaagagGGAATATCTTTTTTGGTCCGCGCACTTTGCCAATGTATCATTTTTGGTCCGTAACATTTCAAAATAGTATTTGAGGTCCATAAACATCGATTTAATATCATGTGAACTACTTTTTCactgttttaatttttttgggcGTAAATACTCTCAAGGCCACAAAGGACATTTCAGTCTATTTACACTCTCTTCTtcattaatagtattatttaatttatctctttctctttctctttctctttcttcttcccctttattccttctcttttttcttcAAGTTCACGTTTTTGAAGACATACTTCCTATTGggggaagaagaaagaaagaaaaattaaatattttagtgAAGAAGTGAGAGTAAATAGATAGAATAGCACTTCATGTGAGGCTATGATATcccccaaaaaaataaaaaacagttAAAGAAATGGTACATTAGATTCGTAGGGCATTGTAATTGTATCATAGTGTTTTGCAGCTCATGTGAGCCTGTTCTTTAACTCTTTCTTTAGAGCCACCGTGATGAACTAGAATTCATGGTTTGGAGGTTTGGTTTTGATAGTTGATTTTGAGAGTTTTGGTCTTATATGTGTTGTAGGTTTGTTCAATGAATTGGAGGGTTTGTTTGAATATTATACTGTACAGTATATGCAATGCATGTGTGATGATTTCATGAGTTTTTGATAAAGTTATCTCTTTAATTGGTTGGAGGTTTTACACTGGATGTTTTTATTTGATGCATGTCATGTGTATTTGTTGGGTTTTGGCTAATGATGTTCAAGTTGAGGTTTATTTGCGCTAGCTAGTGATAATTTACTACTACCTCTGTCTAATAGAATTATAggttaattacaaatgatacaaattttaatatttaattgagGAGAAAAATTAGTTGGAATAAAAGAATAGATGGTTGGATCCAtagatgataaagtaaaagaggagAAAAAGTTTCCATAAATAGATATGAGCTTTTTCTATGGGacgaacaaaaaaaattcaatctaTCTCTATAGGACAGAGATAGTACTAATATTAAAATTGGTATAGAAAGAAATGAGTACTCcctatccaagccccttggcctagcggtaaaggatgctggataccgcgtccatcctggaggtctcgagttcgaaccctgggtggcgtaatttatctttcctccttgttgtaggagttgatttgtaatttctccttcatatatatgatataaatatatgaagttaattttgaaaaaaaaaaaagaaaaaaaaaaagaaatgagtaCTCCCTCCGGTCCTCAACAGAAGTCCCATTTTTTACTAGCACGAATTTTAAgtttgtttgactttgtaaatGAAAGTGGTAGaaaaagttaatagaatgtgagatttatttttatatattgattttataataaaatatgagtgaaataagttagtggtaTGTGAAGTCCACTtgctaaaaatagtaaaagtgaaatgagattttTAATATGGACCAGACGAAATTGACAAAATGAGACTTCTATTTGAGATTCGATAGTTTTTAGAAGGTAAAGATAAGAAGCTAATTAGGATTGGAATTTGGAACCAAGATGATATCACAATTCAcaagtatatttatttatgtagTTAGTCAATAGCTTGTGTACTCATACTTTTCTGGTTTTAAAAGGTCAACGGTTAGCCCTCCTATTAAATGGAGTATGTATGTAAATTACCAATAATCATATTTATCTATGTAATTGGTGAGACTGGAGtgctatttcattttttatttatttatattatatattcaCATTCACGTAATACATGTGCGATAGATAATGATATCACGTGTAATTATATCGCTATTCAAATAAGTAACTTTTCTTattgataaattaacaaaattaatattttctccaaAGCTTGTGAAACTTTTTGCTAAACTTTCTAAATTACTATATTAACTACTTGCAATACAACTTATATCAAGCAAACATACTATTCAGATAAAATTGTGTATTTCCTTAATTCCTTTGGCAATAGaggaattaaatttaataaatccaTCAAAATTAAGCAAAAAGAAATGAAGATCTCCAAAAATAGGGGTAATTACatgtttcatacaaaatgttttacctttgttttaatttaatacaaaaagtattaagtttacatattttatacaaaagtttacttagtgttttaaattaatacattccattaaatattttaaacatcattagttagtttataatttgtccaacttatcatcataataaaagaataattaaagatttaatataattaacCACTCTAAAAAATAACAGTCAATATCAATTCTTCCAGCAATTGATCatggttttaaaaaaatctatatctcaatttactctatttttattgtattctttatagaacataatataaaataagtCCATATTTCATCTTTACAAAATGACTAATTTAAGCTTCAAAtacataatatttaattttttaaaaaaagattcaatatctttttggttgtattctccattgttacatgagaaagcttcgacaataaaatgcaattcactaatttgatggtgaggtgtggtgatttttttctatgtatttttcatttttgtgagtattaaattaatctgtgtttgaaataattaatgaaaagttttaattttaaacttttttgtataaatttgaaacattgatgaaactttttgtatgtatgatgtAATTGGAAGTAACGGTGTTAGTAGAGACTTAatgaaatatattattttataatactaattaaactttttatatgaaatatataaatttaatatttttatattaaattgaaagtaaaacattttgtatacATGTAATTATCCCAAAAATAGGGAGACAGAGCATCAATGGCGGACTTTCCACCTCGACACTTAAAAGTTGAAACTAAAGAAAACTCACTCACAATTAAACACTCCCTTTCCATTCTTTCTCGTTCCAGAATAAACCCCAATTTCTCTATTTTCCCGTGATTTGACTATTTCCCAACTCATTTCTTCAATTCTTTCGTTTCTTGATTCTTGCACCACAAAGCTCCAAGCATCTAATCTTTTCTTTCCTAATCCGGTTATGGGGAAGGTGGCGGTCGGGGTGGCGGTGATCGGCACCGCGGCGGTGGTGGCTGCGGCGGCACTGCTGGTGCGGCAGCGGATGAGGAGTTCTGGGAGGTGGGCCCGGACGAGGGCGCTGGTCAAGGAATTTGACGAGAAATGTGGGACCCCCGATGCCAAATTGAAGCAGATTGCAGATGCCATGACTGTTGAAATGCATGCTGGTTTAGCATCTGAGGGTGGCAGCAAGCTCAAGATGCTCATCAGTTTTGTCGATAATCTCCCCACTGGGTATAAATTATAACCTCTCTCTGCTtcaatgtgtgtttgtgtgtgtgtgagagagagatctTGAGtctttttatgtgttttttgaTGTGGATGGAGAATTTGTGAAGTCTGTTTTTTTAAGAATGTGGAACGCCTTGtttttcttgtttgttttgagTGAAATAGGAGATTCTTGTCTGCTTAGATGATGAGCTCTGTTGTAGGCAAACGCTAGCCTTTTTCTATGTTGTTTAGTCTGATCATGAATCCTAGGTTTTCAAGAATGATTGTATAAGTACTTTTGTGCTAAAACAAGGGCGATGAACGTTGTTTGCGCTTGTCGTTTTAGATGTGTATTGTTTGTGTTTGATGTGCATTTGCATTTTCCTACACCAGAGATGAGGAAGGAGTCTTTTATGCACTAGATCTCGGGGGGTCAAACTTCCGTGTGTTGCGTGTTGAGTTAGGAGGCAGAGAACGCGGTGTTGTCCATCAGGAATTTGCTGAAGCATCAATCCCCCCTGCGCTGATGAGTGCAAGCTCGGATGTGAGGAATTGCTTATTGTTCCTTTAGTTGGAAAGAGTTGTAACCACATTATTGAAACAGCCAAACCTGCTATTTTCAGGCACTTTTTGATTACATTGCGGAGAAGCTTGCTGAATTTGTGGCTGACGAAGAACGGTTATATGAACAACCTGCTGGGAAGGAGAGGGAATTGGGGTTCACTTTCTCATTCCCGGTGATGCAGAATTCTATAAACTCTGGAACTCTAATTAGGTGGACAAAAGGATTCTCTATTGATGACACGGTACTACTTCGTCTTGAGCACATTTACTCGTTTACTTTTTGTTAGTTCATTATTCATATTTCCATTGATCATTGCAGGTCGGCCAAGACGTGGTGGCTGAATTAACAAAAGCCTTGAAGAGAAAGGGTGTTGATATGCGGGTGGCAGCTTTGGTGCGTTTGTGTTTTTTAGTTTCATAGATCACTTTTGAGTATCATGTATCCTCAAATATTCATTTCAGATACTTTTGTTTCCGTTTGTGATGATCATGGCAGGTCAATGACACGATTGGAACATTAGCCGGAGGAAGACATTCCGATCCAGATGTTACTATTGCTGTAATATTGGGTACTGGATCGAATGCTGCATATGTTGAACGCGCTCAAGCCATACCAAAATGGCACGGTCCTTTGCCTAAATCCGGTGAAATGGTTAGCAAATGATCTTATGCATTAAACAGTTAATTTGATCGGTCAAACGAATTGTTCAAAACTCAAATTGTACACAACTCAGGCTATAAACATGGAGTGGGGCAACTTCAGATCGTCACATCTCCCGCTGACAGAGTATGACTATGCAATGGACACTGATAGCCTGAATCCGGGTGAACAGGTAGACATGTCTCATTCGATTATTCAACTGCATAACtccattattttttattcaacTACCAAACTCCACAAATAACTACATTATTTATGCATATGCAGATGTTTGAGAAGCTAATTTCTGGGATGTACTTGGGAGAA
Encoded here:
- the LOC121789232 gene encoding hexokinase-1-like — encoded protein: MGKVAVGVAVIGTAAVVAAAALLVRQRMRSSGRWARTRALVKEFDEKCGTPDAKLKQIADAMTVEMHAGLASEGGSKLKMLISFVDNLPTGDEEGVFYALDLGGSNFRVLRVELGGRERGVVHQEFAEASIPPALMSASSDALFDYIAEKLAEFVADEERLYEQPAGKERELGFTFSFPVMQNSINSGTLIRWTKGFSIDDTVGQDVVAELTKALKRKGVDMRVAALVNDTIGTLAGGRHSDPDVTIAVILGTGSNAAYVERAQAIPKWHGPLPKSGEMAINMEWGNFRSSHLPLTEYDYAMDTDSLNPGEQMFEKLISGMYLGEILRRVLLRLAEEVSFFGDEVPAKLKIPYILRTPEMSAMHQDTSSDLRVVYEKLKSILEISHISVKKRRVVIELCNIIATRGARLAAAGILGVLKKTGRDSVKGNGEKTMIAMDGGLYEHYTEYRKCLENTVFELFGDTTKSSVVFEHFNDGSGIGAALLAASHSLYLEETS